DNA from Bacteroides zoogleoformans:
GAAACTTCCCTTTTCATAACTCAACTCATCCAGCATGTTTACGTCATGTACTTTAGCATTGGTTACCAGTACGATTGTCGGTATGGAAGTCTTTACATCATACAAGGTATGAAGTTTGATGCCTCCTTTGTGTTTCTTAAATTCCGCCCACCAAAAAACATTCAGACAAAGGTCTATGGTGGAGGAATCAAAGGCATAAACATTACCGTCAACTTTCACCTCGAAGTCATTTTTGTTGTAGCTATTACGGGCTTCCGCAATCAGGGTATAAGCAAATTCTTCGTAGATACGATAATCTCTATTCCGGTTTGCTTTCCCCAGATTGGTACGGCTAACTGTTGCACCGAATCCCAAGTGAAAATACTTGTTCTTGTGTGCCTCAAGGCTGAGCATAAGATCACGCATACTGTCTCGGGCGGTCAGTTGTCCGAAGATCATGCACAGCATCTGATTCCAACAGGTGAATGTTCTGATTTTCTTATTCCCGGAATACTTCTCTACCAAACGGTCAAAGACACGACGGGGAAGAAAATCTGTAAGTTGAGCGAAGATATATTTGCCTTGATTCATTGTTTTGAGCTTTTGGGCAAAGCTAAAACAACTTTTCAATTCAAATCGTCACGCTACAAAAAGATACATAACTATGCGATTATCAAAGATTTCAAAGAACGATGTTTAATTTAAAGTGCCCACTAGTGGTCTCATATGCATACACACAAGTCCAATCCAAATCGAAACCGGCTTTTATCTTGAGGCCTCTTGACTTCATTCCATAACTCAGTCCGCCTATTCCGCAAAATAGGTCAACCACCTCTATTGAAGGTAGTTTCCCGCGTCGTTTATGTATTTTACTTTTAGGCATATTATTCTGTGATAAGTTTTCGTTTTTCACATCCTAACAAATCGGCAATCTTAGCTAACGTCTGTAAGCCCGGCTGGTGCATATTGGTGCACCACTTACTTACTGTTACAGTTGATACGCCCAATTGTTCAGCCAACCATTTGCTTGTCTTTTGCTTCTCAACAAGAACCACTTTAAGTTGATTAAGAGATTTCATTCATCTATATTTAATTAAATATCAAATACAAATATACGCCAGTTCGGGATAAGTTTAGCATGCAAATAGTTCCAGCTGCCTTGATTTTTCCACATACACCGGCAGTGCCTCCGGCTTGTTCTCAAAGAAGCAGTATGCCGTAAGGGCAGAACACAAGTTCATGATAAAGTTGTGTATCGATCGGTGTCTCGAGTGCACGAGGTTGGCTTTGTTCTTGAGCAATTCGTTAATGCACTCGATGATGTACCTTTTCCTTAGCATGATCTTGTCCCACATAGGCATCAGTTTGTTCTTCATCTTAGCCTTGAGCCCATGAACGAGTTGGATGCCTTGATCGAACAGGCTCTCGAAGAGTTCCTGCTTGATGTATCCCCTGTCTGCAAATACCTTTCCATATAACACTTTTGCAAACACCGTCCATACCCTGCTATCCCTGTCATCCACGTTTGCTCCTGTAAGACAGAACGTTATCACTTCTCCGGAATCATTGCAGAGCAGATGCAGCTTGAATCCATGGCACCAGCACATGGTACCCTTTCCGTTCTTGGCAAGGCCGGCAAAGACCTTGTTGTAATATCGTCGTACATTGTGGCATACGGGTATCATGGTGCTGTCAACGTAGGTGATTCCCGTACACTTGCCAAAAGCATAGAGCTTCATGAACAGCATCATCTTAAAGAACACTCTTGGCATGAGCTCAACGAAGCGGTTATAGGAAACCCCATCGGGAAAATCCTGCCGCATCACCCCTTTGACCCAATTCAAATAATACTCCTTGAAATTGCGATATGTGCCGAAATGATAGCATACCAGAATGGTCATAATCTCACTTTCGGAGAGCCTGCCCTTGCGGTTCCGGTAGCGTTTGCCGTCACTGTTATGGGACGGCAGACGCAGGTTTTTCGTAAGTTCAGCACTCAAATTCTTGTCAAACTCGTCGATTATACAGAAAATTTCAGTAACTTTGTCGTTGGTAATCATCGCTTAATTATTTTTTAACTCATTGATTTTTAACTATAAAGGTACGAAATATTAGCGAGATTACCAACTTTTTAAAGACTTTTTCTTATCCCGAACTGGCGTATATATGCAAAGAGGGTTTGTTATTCGCAATACAAGATTAGTTATACAAAGTCAGCCAATAATATTAGGCTTTTCCAATGTAGATGTTCTTTTATTCTACATATCTCAAATTACTCTTTTATACTCTATCCCTTACTTTTCCTATTTATTAGAAGAGAAAAGACTATTTTCCGCTTAAAATGCTTGATAATTCAGCGAATTCAATCTTTTCATCCTTACTTTTCCTAAACAAACTTTTCATTATATCATCATTGTAAGCATTCGAAGCACTACAGGTTTTGAACCTTTCTATACAACAATAACGACTGTCACTATAAACCAAATAGTTGCAGTCGCTATTGTTTTGTTGAACCTATATTTTGCAGCTGGGGGTCAGTTACTGGATTCTGTTGCCTGTTTGGTCAACACACTCTCCGGATGTTGCAACTTCCATTGATGCGGAAGCAGCTTTATGAGTTCCTCATGTGTGGCCTTCTTATGATAGGGCATTCGGGCAATGATGTCATTCAGATAATCCCTCGGATTCACATCGTGTGCTTTGCAAGTAGCCAGCAGGGAACAGATTACAGACATATTGACGGCCGCCTCGTGGTTGCCGCAGAAGAGGTAATTCTTTCGTCCCAGTGTGATGGGGCGGATGACATTTTCCGCCAGGTTGTTGTCCCATAGCAGACGTCCGTCTTCCAGGCACCGCATCATATTGTTCCATCGGGTATAGGTATATGTGATGGCTTTGCCGGCCTGTGACCTGGGGCTGTACTTGATACCTTCCGCTTCCATCCATGCCTTCATGGCTTCCAGGATGGGACGGGCCAGTTCCTGACGCTTGTTCTTGCGTTCTTCATACGACAAGCCTGCGTCATTGCAGCCATGCTCTATCTGATAGACTTTCTGTATCTGCGTAAGCCCATATTCGGCCATTTCCCTATTTTCATCAAGCGCCTGTTCAAAATGCCGGCGGATATGTACCAGACAGTTGACCAGGTGCACACCGGGGTTGGTCTTGAAGGCTGTTTCATAACCCGCAAAACCGTCGCATTGGAGGTAACCCTTGAAGTGGTGCTGATTAGCCAGGGATTCGATGACCGCTCCGGCCCGCGATCCCCCGTCGTAATGGAAGATGACCAGTTTTTCCAGGACCGACCTGACCATCCAGAGGTATTCCTTGTCGGCCCTGTGCTTTTCCTTGTTGATGACCGGAACGGTGGTTTCATCCGCCTGCACATAGTCACAGGAAAAGACTTCCTGCTTTAGCGCTTCGTACAGCGGTTTCAGCAGTTCTACCGTTTTCTTGAACCATCCGTCCAGCGTGCTTTCCGTCAGTCCTTTCATGCCAAGGTGGCGATACTGCTGTATCTGACGGTAGAACGGAACGTGATACTCGTATTTCTGGAGGAGGATTTCGGCAAGCAGGCTGGGGTCGGCGATGCACTTGTCGACGGGCATCAGCGGCATGGGAGCCATCTCCACACCTTTCTGTCCCCCGGGTGGAAGACGCGTGTTGTCCTTGAGCGCATATTTGGGACGGATGATTTCCTTTACATAGAGCATTCCCGGTTTGTGTTTGACAACACGGGTTACCTCTTCGCCTATTCTGCGGTACAGGGAAAGGTCCACGCCATCCGGCTCAATCACTTCGGTTTCGAGTACAGGCAGGTCTTCCATCATTTTTCGGTTCTGCCGCTTCTGTCTCTTCTCCTCGGCGGACTCCTTTTCCATCTTCTCCACCGCTTCGTCACGCTTTTCTTCGGCCTTTCGCTGCAGGCCGGCAAATTCATCCGCAAAGAGATCCGGCATGTTGGGGTCGTAGACAGGAAGCTTTTCTGCTTTACGGCCAAAGAGCTGGCGGTTCAGCCATGCGACCTGAGCCGTCAACTCTTTGATACGTTCCTGCAGCTTTTCATTCTGCTCTGCCTGTTTTTTGTTGATGGCAGACAATGAAGCAACAGAGGTATTCAGCCCTTCTATCGTCTTGAGTAATGTATCTTTTTCATCCATTGTCTGTCTCTTTTTATAGATGTAAAGATACTAAATATTAGCGGATTGCACAATAGGAACACTACTTTTGTTTCAGAAAAACA
Protein-coding regions in this window:
- a CDS encoding helix-turn-helix transcriptional regulator; this encodes MKSLNQLKVVLVEKQKTSKWLAEQLGVSTVTVSKWCTNMHQPGLQTLAKIADLLGCEKRKLITE
- a CDS encoding IS982 family transposase, whose amino-acid sequence is MITNDKVTEIFCIIDEFDKNLSAELTKNLRLPSHNSDGKRYRNRKGRLSESEIMTILVCYHFGTYRNFKEYYLNWVKGVMRQDFPDGVSYNRFVELMPRVFFKMMLFMKLYAFGKCTGITYVDSTMIPVCHNVRRYYNKVFAGLAKNGKGTMCWCHGFKLHLLCNDSGEVITFCLTGANVDDRDSRVWTVFAKVLYGKVFADRGYIKQELFESLFDQGIQLVHGLKAKMKNKLMPMWDKIMLRKRYIIECINELLKNKANLVHSRHRSIHNFIMNLCSALTAYCFFENKPEALPVYVEKSRQLELFAC
- the tnpC gene encoding IS66 family transposase codes for the protein MDEKDTLLKTIEGLNTSVASLSAINKKQAEQNEKLQERIKELTAQVAWLNRQLFGRKAEKLPVYDPNMPDLFADEFAGLQRKAEEKRDEAVEKMEKESAEEKRQKRQNRKMMEDLPVLETEVIEPDGVDLSLYRRIGEEVTRVVKHKPGMLYVKEIIRPKYALKDNTRLPPGGQKGVEMAPMPLMPVDKCIADPSLLAEILLQKYEYHVPFYRQIQQYRHLGMKGLTESTLDGWFKKTVELLKPLYEALKQEVFSCDYVQADETTVPVINKEKHRADKEYLWMVRSVLEKLVIFHYDGGSRAGAVIESLANQHHFKGYLQCDGFAGYETAFKTNPGVHLVNCLVHIRRHFEQALDENREMAEYGLTQIQKVYQIEHGCNDAGLSYEERKNKRQELARPILEAMKAWMEAEGIKYSPRSQAGKAITYTYTRWNNMMRCLEDGRLLWDNNLAENVIRPITLGRKNYLFCGNHEAAVNMSVICSLLATCKAHDVNPRDYLNDIIARMPYHKKATHEELIKLLPHQWKLQHPESVLTKQATESSN